In one Dermatophilaceae bacterium Sec6.4 genomic region, the following are encoded:
- a CDS encoding adenylate kinase, producing MRLIILGPPGAGKGTQAQRLCDRHGIPHVSTGDIFRANIKDETPLGLEVKGILDAGGYVTDEVTNRIVADRLGHDDAAAGFLLDGYPRTTVQVDALDELLAATGHSVDGVLRLTVDDDELVSRLAERAKTSGRADDSEQVIRERQQIYNKETSPLAQTYSQRGLLHEVDGMGDVDEVTARIEATLDALSAGG from the coding sequence ATGCGATTGATCATTCTGGGTCCGCCAGGGGCGGGTAAAGGCACGCAGGCCCAGCGGCTGTGCGACCGGCACGGCATACCGCACGTGTCCACCGGTGATATCTTCCGGGCCAACATCAAGGACGAGACGCCGTTGGGCCTTGAGGTCAAGGGCATCCTGGACGCAGGCGGTTATGTCACTGACGAGGTCACCAATCGGATCGTCGCCGACCGGCTCGGTCACGATGACGCGGCAGCTGGGTTTCTGCTCGACGGATACCCCCGCACCACTGTCCAGGTCGATGCGCTGGACGAGCTGCTCGCTGCGACCGGGCACAGCGTCGACGGGGTATTGCGCCTGACGGTGGACGACGATGAGCTGGTCTCCCGGCTCGCCGAGCGTGCAAAGACGTCTGGGCGGGCGGATGACTCCGAGCAGGTCATTCGCGAACGCCAGCAGATCTACAACAAGGAGACCTCCCCGTTGGCGCAGACCTACTCCCAACGGGGACTCCTGCACGAGGTTGATGGGATGGGCGATGTCGACGAGGTGACCGCTCGAATCGAAGCAACGCTGGACGCACTGTCGGCCGGCGGCTGA
- the map gene encoding type I methionyl aminopeptidase, whose protein sequence is MFGRERLPVKTPQQLLTMRAAGLVVGNCLAHVREQSRAGMTTQHLDRLAEAFIRDAGATPSFLGYQGFPATLCISVNDEVVHGIPGERVLAAGDLVSVDCGAIVDGWHGDAAVTFPISDFAAASDRALTTTTYDALWAAIAAFRPGTGVYDIGAVIEDTIAAGAQRWNASGLDLAFDTVDGYTGHGIGTAMHMEPTVYNERVRGSGPTIREGATVAIEPMVTLGGFETHELEDGWTVLTDDGSRAAHWEHTVAATAGGLWVLTAIDGGERELAAVGAPYGPLG, encoded by the coding sequence GTGTTCGGTAGGGAACGTCTCCCGGTCAAGACGCCACAGCAGTTGCTCACGATGCGAGCGGCTGGGCTGGTAGTCGGTAACTGTCTGGCCCACGTACGCGAACAGTCCCGAGCCGGTATGACGACGCAGCACCTGGATCGACTGGCCGAGGCGTTCATCCGTGACGCCGGTGCTACTCCGAGCTTCCTGGGTTATCAAGGCTTCCCCGCAACGCTCTGCATCTCCGTCAATGACGAAGTGGTGCACGGAATACCGGGGGAGAGGGTGCTGGCCGCAGGTGATCTGGTGTCGGTGGACTGCGGTGCGATCGTCGACGGGTGGCACGGAGACGCAGCCGTCACGTTTCCGATCAGCGATTTTGCGGCTGCTTCCGACCGGGCCCTGACGACAACAACGTACGACGCGCTCTGGGCTGCGATTGCTGCTTTCCGTCCCGGCACGGGCGTCTACGACATCGGTGCGGTCATCGAGGACACCATTGCGGCCGGAGCTCAGCGGTGGAACGCCTCGGGATTGGATCTCGCCTTCGATACCGTCGATGGCTATACCGGTCACGGCATCGGTACGGCGATGCACATGGAGCCCACCGTGTACAACGAGCGGGTGCGCGGGTCGGGACCTACGATTCGCGAAGGCGCGACGGTGGCCATCGAGCCCATGGTCACGCTCGGCGGATTCGAGACGCACGAGCTCGAGGACGGCTGGACGGTTCTCACGGACGACGGCTCGCGCGCGGCACACTGGGAGCACACCGTGGCTGCCACTGCGGGCGGGCTGTGGGTACTGACCGCAATCGACGGCGGCGAGCGGGAACTCGCGGCCGTCGGAGCGCCGTACGGGCCACTGGGCTGA
- a CDS encoding DUF2252 domain-containing protein: MTASGSGHKVLANADGGSFASLRLRPTSRAERVATGKAIRQQVPRSSMAAWGAPKDRPDPVTLLSRSHRGRVDDLVPIRVGRMISSPYGFLRGAAVVMAWDVAHLAATGIQPVICGDAHLGNFGFYGSPEGELVLDLNDFDEAHPGGWEWDLRRLTTSIWVAGRENGLSEGQCRTAVESCVAAYRDEVRFLAHEPLLMRSYNRLDVGRLHESATEKSLRNEIKRSVRRAKKRTSDRALPKFTHQQGDERHIVEEPPLIRRVTDSKADLIASGLDRYLPTLAPHWARVLGGYTIQDVALKVVGVGSVGLRAYVALLEGSSADDVVFLQMKQARRSVLATYVHGDSAWHRHQGQRVVEYQQALQTVSDPLLGWTTIDRRQYYVRQFRNMKGTIALDSMDGRALADYAGIVGHLLAKGHARTSGASMIAGYVGKGASLDRAMGHFALAYADQTERDHARLVTAARNGRVPVADGALDSMGSAFRPGG; this comes from the coding sequence GTGACCGCATCCGGTTCCGGACACAAGGTGCTGGCCAACGCCGACGGCGGATCCTTCGCTTCCTTGCGCCTGCGTCCTACCTCCCGGGCAGAGCGCGTCGCGACGGGTAAGGCCATCCGTCAGCAGGTCCCGCGCAGCTCGATGGCGGCGTGGGGCGCCCCGAAGGACCGGCCCGACCCAGTGACGTTGCTGAGTCGATCCCACCGCGGCCGAGTTGATGACCTGGTCCCGATCCGGGTGGGCCGGATGATCTCCTCGCCGTACGGTTTCCTGCGCGGCGCGGCTGTTGTGATGGCATGGGACGTCGCTCATCTCGCAGCGACCGGAATCCAACCGGTCATCTGCGGGGACGCCCACCTGGGCAACTTCGGCTTCTACGGCTCCCCCGAAGGTGAGCTGGTGCTCGACCTCAACGACTTCGACGAAGCCCACCCCGGCGGATGGGAATGGGATCTACGACGACTGACCACCAGCATCTGGGTGGCCGGGCGGGAGAACGGCCTGAGCGAGGGCCAGTGCCGCACCGCTGTCGAGTCGTGCGTGGCGGCGTACCGCGATGAAGTGCGGTTCCTGGCTCACGAGCCGTTGTTGATGCGCTCCTACAACCGGCTGGACGTGGGGCGGCTGCATGAGAGCGCTACCGAGAAGTCGCTGCGCAACGAGATCAAGCGTTCGGTCAGACGCGCCAAGAAGCGCACGAGTGACCGCGCCCTGCCCAAGTTCACCCATCAGCAGGGCGACGAGCGCCACATCGTGGAAGAGCCGCCGTTGATCCGCCGGGTCACCGACAGCAAAGCTGACCTGATCGCGTCCGGGCTGGACCGATACCTACCCACGTTGGCCCCGCACTGGGCCCGGGTGTTGGGCGGGTACACCATCCAGGATGTGGCCCTCAAGGTCGTCGGAGTAGGCAGCGTGGGCCTACGCGCCTACGTGGCGTTACTCGAGGGGTCCTCCGCCGACGACGTCGTGTTCCTGCAGATGAAGCAGGCCCGTCGTTCGGTCCTGGCGACGTACGTACACGGCGACTCGGCGTGGCACCGGCATCAGGGCCAGCGCGTCGTGGAATACCAGCAGGCGCTGCAGACTGTGAGTGACCCGCTGCTGGGCTGGACCACGATCGACCGCCGCCAGTACTACGTGCGTCAGTTCCGCAACATGAAGGGCACAATCGCCCTGGATTCGATGGATGGGCGCGCGCTGGCCGACTATGCCGGCATCGTCGGCCACCTGCTGGCCAAAGGCCACGCGCGGACGAGCGGCGCCTCGATGATTGCCGGGTACGTCGGAAAGGGCGCCAGCCTGGACCGCGCAATGGGCCACTTCGCCCTCGCCTATGCCGACCAGACCGAACGTGATCACGCCAGATTGGTGACCGCTGCCAGGAACGGTCGCGTGCCGGTGGCCGATGGCGCACTGGACTCCATGGGCTCCGCATTCCGTCCCGGCGGCTAG
- the infA gene encoding translation initiation factor IF-1 encodes MAKKDGVIEIEGTIVEALPNAMFRVELSNGHKVLAHISGKMRQHYIRILPEDRVVVELSPYDLTRGRIVFRYR; translated from the coding sequence ATGGCCAAGAAGGACGGTGTCATCGAGATCGAGGGCACGATCGTGGAGGCTCTACCGAACGCAATGTTCCGGGTAGAGCTGAGCAACGGTCACAAGGTGCTCGCCCACATCTCAGGGAAGATGCGACAGCACTACATCCGGATCCTCCCCGAGGACCGTGTCGTGGTCGAGCTCAGCCCGTATGACCTGACTCGCGGTCGTATCGTTTTCCGGTATCGCTGA
- the rpmJ gene encoding 50S ribosomal protein L36, producing the protein MKVQPSVKKICDNCKVIRRNGRVMVICENARHKQRQG; encoded by the coding sequence ATGAAAGTCCAGCCGAGCGTCAAGAAGATCTGTGACAACTGCAAGGTGATCCGCCGTAATGGTCGGGTCATGGTGATTTGCGAGAACGCCCGCCACAAGCAGCGGCAGGGCTGA
- the rpsM gene encoding 30S ribosomal protein S13 translates to MARLIGVDLPREKRVEVALTYIYGVGRTRAEQTLQATGVSPDTRVRDLSEEELVTLRDHLEASFRLEGDLRREVAADIRRKVEIGSYQGLRHRRGLPVHGQRTKTNARTRKGPKRTVAGRKKAK, encoded by the coding sequence ATGGCACGTCTCATCGGTGTCGACCTCCCGCGCGAGAAGCGCGTCGAGGTTGCACTTACCTACATTTACGGCGTGGGGCGAACCCGCGCCGAACAGACGCTGCAAGCAACCGGCGTCAGCCCGGACACTCGTGTCCGTGACCTCAGCGAAGAGGAGCTCGTTACGCTCCGTGACCACCTCGAGGCCAGTTTCCGCCTCGAAGGTGACCTGCGCCGTGAGGTGGCTGCCGATATCCGCCGCAAGGTCGAAATCGGCTCCTACCAGGGGCTGCGCCACCGTCGTGGCCTGCCCGTGCACGGCCAGCGCACCAAGACCAACGCGCGCACCCGTAAGGGTCCCAAGCGCACGGTCGCCGGTCGCAAGAAGGCGAAGTAA
- the rpsK gene encoding 30S ribosomal protein S11 gives MPPKSRTAPGAKKVRRKEKKNVAAGHAYIRSTFNNTIVSITDPQGAVIAWASSGQVGFKGSRKSTPYAAQMAAEAAARRAMEHGMKKVDVFVKGPGSGRETAIRSLAAAGLEVGAIQDVTPQPHNGVRQPKRRS, from the coding sequence ATGCCTCCCAAGAGCCGTACGGCGCCCGGCGCCAAGAAGGTGCGTCGCAAGGAGAAGAAGAACGTTGCGGCAGGCCACGCCTACATCCGCAGCACGTTCAACAACACGATCGTCTCGATCACCGACCCGCAGGGTGCGGTGATCGCATGGGCGTCCTCCGGTCAGGTCGGATTCAAGGGCTCCCGTAAGTCGACCCCGTACGCCGCGCAGATGGCCGCTGAGGCCGCCGCGCGTCGGGCGATGGAACACGGAATGAAGAAGGTCGACGTCTTCGTCAAGGGCCCCGGTTCCGGTCGCGAGACCGCGATCCGTTCCCTGGCCGCCGCTGGCCTGGAGGTCGGCGCCATTCAGGACGTCACCCCCCAGCCGCACAACGGCGTCCGCCAGCCCAAGCGTCGTAGCTGA
- the rpsD gene encoding 30S ribosomal protein S4 — MARYTGPITKKSRRLKTDLVGGDKSFEMRPFPPGQHGRGRVQENEYLLQLQEKQKARFTYGIMEKQFVRYYKESVRRQGRTGEVLLTILESRLDNVVYRAGLARTRRASRQLVSHGHFRVNGKAVDIPSYRVEQYDIITVREKSREIFPIQLARETFGDRPIPAWMHVSAGTLQILIHSLPTRAQIDSQLTEQLIVELYSKN, encoded by the coding sequence ATGGCCCGTTACACCGGCCCCATCACCAAGAAGTCGCGTCGTCTCAAGACCGACCTCGTCGGGGGTGACAAGTCTTTCGAGATGCGCCCCTTCCCGCCCGGCCAACACGGTCGCGGTCGGGTGCAGGAGAACGAGTACCTGCTGCAGTTGCAGGAGAAGCAGAAGGCCCGCTTCACCTACGGCATCATGGAGAAGCAGTTCGTCCGCTACTACAAGGAGTCTGTCCGCCGTCAGGGCCGGACCGGCGAGGTTCTGCTGACCATCCTTGAGTCGCGTCTGGACAACGTCGTCTACCGCGCGGGCCTGGCTCGTACCCGCCGCGCCTCGCGACAGCTGGTCAGCCACGGTCACTTCAGGGTGAACGGCAAGGCTGTGGACATCCCGTCCTACCGCGTCGAGCAGTACGACATCATCACGGTGCGCGAGAAGTCCCGCGAGATCTTCCCGATCCAGCTGGCGCGCGAAACCTTCGGTGACCGTCCTATCCCGGCGTGGATGCACGTCTCGGCGGGCACGCTGCAGATCCTGATCCACTCGTTGCCGACTCGTGCGCAGATCGACAGCCAGTTGACCGAGCAGCTCATCGTGGAGCTCTACTCCAAGAACTGA
- a CDS encoding DNA-directed RNA polymerase subunit alpha yields MLIAQRPILSEEVVADNRSRFVIEPLEPGFGYTLGNSLRRTLLSSIPGAAVTSLRIDGVQHEFTTIPGVKEDVTEIILNIKSLVVSSEQDEPVVMYLRKQGPGAVTAADIAPPAGVEVHNPDLHIATLNDGGKVEMELTVERGRGYVSAAQNKSAEQEIGRIPVDSIYSPVLAVTYKVEATRVEQRTDFDKLIVDVETKNSMAPRDAMASSGKTLVELFGLARELNVEAEGIDMGPSPTDAVLAAHLSMPIEDLDLTVRSYNCLKREGIHTVGELVGRSEADLLDIRNFGAKSIDEVKEKLVEMGLQLKDSPPGFDASAIADRYDDEESADDDGSFAEDEQY; encoded by the coding sequence GTGCTTATCGCACAGCGCCCCATCCTCAGTGAGGAAGTCGTCGCCGACAACCGCTCACGGTTCGTCATCGAACCGCTGGAGCCCGGCTTCGGCTACACCCTCGGCAACTCCCTGCGCCGGACCCTGCTGTCCAGCATCCCCGGAGCCGCCGTCACCAGCCTGCGCATCGATGGTGTGCAGCACGAATTCACCACGATCCCCGGTGTCAAGGAAGACGTCACCGAGATCATCCTGAACATCAAGAGCCTGGTGGTCTCCTCCGAGCAGGACGAGCCCGTCGTGATGTACCTGCGCAAGCAGGGTCCCGGTGCGGTGACCGCAGCCGACATCGCGCCGCCCGCCGGTGTCGAGGTGCACAACCCCGATCTGCACATCGCGACGCTGAACGATGGCGGCAAAGTCGAGATGGAGCTGACCGTCGAGCGCGGTCGCGGCTACGTCTCCGCCGCGCAGAACAAGTCCGCGGAGCAGGAGATCGGCCGGATCCCGGTGGACTCGATCTACTCCCCGGTGCTGGCCGTGACCTACAAGGTCGAGGCGACCCGTGTCGAGCAGCGCACCGACTTCGACAAGCTCATCGTCGACGTCGAGACGAAGAACTCGATGGCGCCACGTGACGCGATGGCCTCCTCCGGTAAGACCCTGGTCGAGTTGTTCGGGCTGGCCCGCGAGTTGAACGTCGAGGCCGAAGGCATCGACATGGGCCCGTCACCGACGGATGCCGTGCTCGCCGCGCACCTCTCGATGCCGATCGAAGACCTGGACCTCACCGTCCGCTCCTACAACTGCCTCAAGCGCGAGGGCATCCACACCGTGGGTGAACTCGTCGGGCGCAGCGAAGCCGACCTGCTCGATATTCGCAACTTCGGTGCGAAGTCGATCGATGAGGTGAAGGAAAAGCTTGTCGAGATGGGTCTGCAGCTCAAGGACAGCCCTCCCGGGTTCGACGCGAGTGCTATCGCCGACCGTTACGACGACGAAGAATCAGCTGACGACGACGGCAGCTTTGCCGAGGACGAGCAGTACTGA
- the rplQ gene encoding 50S ribosomal protein L17, giving the protein MPTPTKGPRVGGGPAHQRLILANLATALFEHDRITTTEAKAKRLRPLAERLVTFAKRGDLHARRRVMRTVRDKGVVHRLFTEIAPDMTQRPGGYTRTTKIAPRKGDNAPMVVIELVREAVNAKPKRAVVAEAEGATRRSAADNAKAAESSSSADSKYGEESAAPLEGGASPDAAKFTVKGNEDSMKYHVEGSRWYDSTVAEVWFTTSEAAAAAGFAPAGGEDAQAEQPDAADAADAAEADEHDTNV; this is encoded by the coding sequence ATGCCAACCCCTACCAAGGGACCCCGCGTCGGCGGCGGTCCTGCGCACCAGCGGCTCATCCTGGCCAACTTGGCCACAGCGTTATTTGAGCACGATCGCATCACGACCACTGAAGCAAAGGCCAAGCGGCTGCGGCCGCTGGCTGAGCGTTTGGTGACCTTCGCCAAGCGCGGTGACCTGCACGCGCGCCGTCGGGTGATGAGGACCGTGCGCGACAAGGGTGTCGTTCACCGCCTCTTCACCGAGATCGCGCCGGACATGACACAGCGTCCCGGCGGCTACACCCGTACCACGAAGATCGCTCCGCGTAAGGGCGACAACGCCCCCATGGTCGTGATCGAGTTGGTGCGCGAGGCCGTCAACGCCAAGCCCAAGCGCGCCGTAGTCGCCGAGGCCGAAGGCGCCACGCGTCGTTCCGCAGCGGACAACGCCAAGGCTGCCGAGTCGTCATCCTCGGCTGACAGCAAATACGGCGAGGAGTCAGCGGCCCCGCTCGAAGGCGGAGCATCCCCTGATGCCGCGAAGTTCACGGTCAAGGGCAACGAAGACTCGATGAAGTATCACGTCGAGGGTTCGCGGTGGTACGACTCGACCGTTGCTGAGGTGTGGTTCACCACGTCCGAGGCAGCTGCAGCTGCAGGTTTCGCGCCGGCTGGTGGCGAGGACGCGCAGGCCGAGCAGCCTGACGCAGCTGACGCAGCTGACGCTGCAGAGGCGGACGAGCACGACACCAACGTCTGA
- a CDS encoding tRNA pseudouridine synthase A translates to MRLRIDFGYDGGDFFGWATQPGLRTVEQTLSEAWGTIARTGPARLTVAGRTDAGVHARGAVCHLDVDEATYEALPARSRRTPAVAATRRLNGVLPADVVVHRVSAAPEGFDARFSALRRRYSYRLCDDRASCDPTRRHDTVLAKHPVDVPAMDLAAQALLGLNDYAAFCKKRGGATTVRTLLEYRWERTADGTAVATVVADAFCHSMVRSLVGVVMPVGEGLQPVSWPLAVMSARLRHPGVKVMPPHGLCLEEVTYPPDGQLAARVREARATRELPQLRS, encoded by the coding sequence GTGCGGCTGAGGATCGACTTCGGGTATGACGGCGGTGACTTCTTCGGCTGGGCGACGCAGCCGGGTCTGCGCACCGTCGAGCAGACGTTGAGTGAGGCGTGGGGGACGATCGCCCGTACCGGTCCCGCGCGCTTGACCGTTGCCGGGCGCACCGACGCCGGCGTGCATGCCCGCGGTGCGGTCTGTCACCTGGACGTGGACGAGGCAACGTACGAGGCACTACCGGCGAGGTCGCGTCGCACACCGGCGGTTGCTGCGACGCGACGTCTGAATGGCGTGCTGCCCGCCGACGTCGTCGTGCATCGGGTGAGTGCGGCTCCGGAAGGATTCGATGCCCGGTTCTCCGCGCTGCGGCGACGCTACAGTTACCGGCTTTGCGACGACCGGGCCTCCTGCGACCCCACCAGACGCCATGACACGGTGTTGGCAAAGCATCCGGTGGACGTGCCGGCGATGGATCTCGCCGCGCAAGCGTTGCTCGGACTGAACGACTATGCCGCATTCTGCAAGAAACGAGGTGGCGCAACGACGGTCCGTACGTTGCTGGAATACCGGTGGGAGCGGACAGCAGACGGGACCGCAGTCGCGACGGTCGTCGCGGACGCGTTCTGCCATTCGATGGTGCGCTCGCTGGTCGGGGTCGTTATGCCCGTCGGGGAGGGTCTGCAGCCCGTGTCGTGGCCGCTCGCGGTCATGTCGGCCCGACTACGTCACCCGGGAGTCAAGGTAATGCCGCCGCACGGCCTGTGCCTGGAGGAAGTGACCTACCCGCCCGACGGGCAGCTCGCTGCCCGTGTCCGCGAGGCGCGAGCTACCCGCGAGCTCCCGCAATTACGAAGCTGA
- a CDS encoding SRPBCC family protein: MADHDGSIDVQAPAQQLFDYLSDVRHLPDYFAAMVSADPADGEAVHVVAEVNGSREEGEAWFRVDQVAKRLQWGSEGTGGYRGLLDVTGDTHTSTVTVKLHTEHGAADQINEGISATLAEVKRLVETGPAPSAS; this comes from the coding sequence ATGGCTGATCACGACGGCAGCATCGACGTACAGGCACCCGCCCAACAGCTTTTCGACTACCTGTCGGACGTCCGTCACCTGCCGGACTATTTCGCAGCCATGGTCAGCGCCGACCCGGCCGACGGTGAAGCCGTCCACGTGGTGGCTGAGGTCAACGGCTCACGCGAGGAGGGCGAGGCGTGGTTCCGGGTGGATCAGGTCGCCAAGAGATTGCAGTGGGGCTCCGAAGGGACCGGCGGTTACCGGGGCCTGTTGGATGTCACGGGCGATACACACACCTCGACCGTGACCGTCAAACTGCACACCGAGCACGGAGCGGCCGACCAGATCAACGAGGGGATCTCGGCGACCCTGGCGGAGGTCAAGCGCCTCGTCGAGACCGGGCCGGCTCCGTCAGCTTCGTAA
- a CDS encoding threonine/serine exporter family protein: MSGSGVSGKDADTGPVAAIDLRRRFLLELGADLLSGGLPVPDIEQMLRTIGSVLGADDVMVAATPTGLFVTMGHDASTGFHPVGPGLRFEQTAAVLDVMHAVRRRTVPYPAALERLQTIRHRPARWPAWLSDLGALPIGVGLCLLLQPALANVLVAAVASLMVAGVTAAARRWPSVRPLVPVAAAFSVSIVVLLATRASLMDGPLRTIVAVLAVLLPGSLLVTGLSEIAAGALQAGTARLTAGVAQLVLFLAGVLAAVAVTDAPATVLNNTAVAHHGVWAIALGLTIAIAGIIVNVYVPLRAIAPIAAVVAVTATVQLSVQHFYGPGLGGLAGAVVAAAAAAVAHRLPNGPSWQVAYLPAFWVLVPGSFGLLNTAGLGSGTDTHAILTAVFAVVGVSVGTLIGAPFGRLGLRNA, from the coding sequence ATGTCGGGTAGCGGCGTTTCCGGCAAAGATGCTGACACCGGGCCCGTCGCCGCGATTGATCTGCGGCGCAGATTCCTGCTGGAGCTGGGGGCCGACCTGTTGAGCGGCGGACTGCCCGTACCTGACATCGAGCAGATGCTGCGAACGATCGGCTCGGTGCTCGGCGCCGACGACGTCATGGTGGCTGCCACCCCCACGGGCCTCTTCGTAACGATGGGCCACGATGCGTCGACAGGATTCCACCCCGTCGGCCCTGGTCTCCGTTTCGAGCAGACGGCGGCCGTCCTGGACGTCATGCACGCCGTACGCCGCAGAACCGTGCCCTACCCGGCTGCTCTCGAGCGGCTGCAAACGATCCGCCACCGACCTGCCCGCTGGCCGGCGTGGCTCTCAGATCTCGGAGCCCTGCCCATCGGGGTCGGTCTCTGTCTGCTCCTACAGCCGGCGCTGGCCAACGTCCTGGTCGCGGCGGTGGCCTCGCTCATGGTCGCCGGGGTGACCGCCGCAGCGCGGCGCTGGCCATCGGTGCGGCCCCTGGTGCCTGTCGCTGCTGCCTTCAGCGTGTCCATCGTGGTGTTGCTGGCGACTCGGGCTTCGCTGATGGACGGGCCGTTACGCACGATCGTCGCGGTGCTGGCGGTCCTGCTGCCCGGCAGCCTCCTGGTCACCGGATTGTCGGAAATCGCGGCCGGAGCGCTGCAGGCGGGTACCGCAAGGCTGACGGCGGGAGTAGCCCAGCTCGTGCTCTTTCTCGCGGGGGTACTGGCCGCAGTCGCAGTGACCGACGCTCCCGCAACCGTGCTGAACAACACTGCGGTGGCGCACCACGGTGTGTGGGCAATCGCCCTGGGTCTCACCATTGCCATCGCCGGCATCATCGTGAACGTCTACGTACCGCTGCGCGCGATCGCCCCCATTGCCGCTGTGGTTGCCGTCACTGCCACCGTGCAGTTGAGCGTCCAGCACTTCTATGGTCCTGGTCTCGGCGGGTTGGCCGGGGCAGTGGTGGCTGCCGCGGCTGCCGCCGTTGCCCATCGACTGCCGAACGGTCCGTCCTGGCAGGTGGCCTACCTGCCGGCGTTCTGGGTTCTGGTCCCCGGCAGTTTCGGTCTGTTGAACACAGCCGGTCTCGGGTCGGGCACCGATACGCATGCGATTCTGACGGCTGTCTTCGCTGTTGTCGGGGTGTCGGTGGGGACTTTGATCGGCGCCCCCTTCGGCCGCCTCGGCCTACGCAACGCCTGA
- a CDS encoding DUF664 domain-containing protein, whose protein sequence is MPTPGIHPESAEFALYLADQLAGLRAAAYGLTDEQARETPCCSKLSVGGLIEHAMYVMKGRLDRDSHGSRNTELSQDGIQAFLTSFSLPAHDTLTAALARFDEMASAYLASVRAADPSADVIEPSAPWNGIMHEAPTRERFYLLHHVEELARHAGHADILREQLDGADAASLKAAVEGRPANDFVQPWTPAAR, encoded by the coding sequence ATGCCGACACCTGGGATCCACCCCGAATCAGCCGAGTTTGCGCTCTACCTGGCCGACCAACTCGCCGGGCTACGCGCTGCTGCCTACGGATTGACCGACGAGCAGGCCCGCGAAACTCCCTGCTGCAGCAAACTTTCGGTCGGTGGCCTCATCGAGCATGCGATGTACGTAATGAAGGGTCGCCTGGACCGCGACTCTCATGGAAGCCGCAACACAGAACTAAGTCAGGACGGTATTCAGGCCTTTCTCACCAGCTTCTCGCTTCCAGCCCACGACACCCTGACTGCGGCATTGGCGCGCTTCGATGAGATGGCGAGCGCGTACCTGGCCAGCGTGCGCGCGGCTGACCCCAGCGCCGACGTCATCGAGCCGTCGGCGCCGTGGAACGGCATCATGCACGAGGCACCCACCAGGGAACGGTTCTACCTGCTGCATCACGTCGAGGAACTGGCCCGGCACGCCGGCCATGCGGACATCCTTCGCGAGCAACTGGACGGCGCCGACGCCGCCTCGCTCAAGGCCGCCGTCGAGGGCCGCCCCGCCAACGACTTCGTGCAGCCCTGGACACCAGCAGCGAGGTGA
- a CDS encoding DUF6157 family protein, whose translation MHTTNYTNTLITVSPDTKCVAAVPPPVGRSSIAEMQFAMLHGHDYELTSDDVIFAVFADRKGVATYERAAARDRFFSRGQPCMRTSPLAKNYGWGVHADETGRIALVAMGTSAYHAMVNDDAIIKRPAMKTSREGEA comes from the coding sequence ATGCATACGACGAACTACACGAACACGCTGATCACAGTGTCGCCGGACACCAAGTGTGTCGCCGCGGTGCCGCCGCCGGTAGGCAGATCGTCGATCGCAGAGATGCAATTCGCGATGCTGCATGGCCACGACTACGAGCTGACGAGCGATGACGTGATCTTTGCCGTTTTCGCTGACCGCAAGGGTGTCGCAACCTATGAGCGTGCTGCGGCTCGCGACCGTTTCTTCTCCCGAGGTCAACCGTGCATGCGCACCTCGCCGCTGGCAAAGAACTACGGGTGGGGCGTACATGCCGACGAGACGGGCAGAATCGCGCTGGTTGCGATGGGAACGAGCGCCTATCACGCCATGGTGAACGATGACGCCATCATCAAGCGACCTGCCATGAAGACATCGCGTGAGGGCGAGGCTTGA